The Brassica oleracea var. oleracea cultivar TO1000 chromosome C6, BOL, whole genome shotgun sequence genome includes a region encoding these proteins:
- the LOC106296243 gene encoding pyruvate dehydrogenase E1 component subunit alpha-2, mitochondrial-like isoform X2, whose product MALSRLSSRSTTLLQPLATTSLLRRRHISTDTTPITVETSLPFTSHLISPPSRAVETSSQELISFFRDMALMRRMEIAADSLYKAKLIRGFCHLYDGQEAVAIGMEAAITKRDAIITSYRDHCTFLGRGGGLFEAFSELMGRTTGCSKGKGGSMHFYKKDASFYGGHGIVGAQAPLGCGLAFAQKYSKEEAVTFTLYGDGAANQGQLFEALNIAALWDLPAVLVCENNHYGMGTAEWRSAKSPAYFKRGDYVPGLKVDGMDALAVKQACKFAKEHALKNGPIILEMDTYRYHGHSMSDPGSTYRTRDEISGVRQVRDPIDRVRKLIIAHDIATEKELKDMEKEVRKEVDAAVAQAKSFGADRKELRATLP is encoded by the exons ATGGCACTCTCACGTCTCTCATCTCGATCCACCACCCTCCTCCAGCCACTCGCCACCACCTCTCTCCTCCGCCGCCGCCACATCTCCACAGACACCACACCGATAACAGTCGAAACCTCACTCCCATTCACATCCCACCTCATCTCACCCCCCTCGCGCGCCGTCGAGACCTCGTCCCAAGAGCTCATCTCCTTCTTCCGCGACATGGCTTTAATGCGGCGGATGGAGATCGCCGCCGACTCGCTCTACAAGGCCAAACTCATCCGCGGCTTCTGCCACCTCTACGACGGCCAAGAAGCCGTCGCCATCGGGATGGAGGCGGCGATAACCAAGAGAGACGCCATCATCACGTCGTACCGTGACCACTGCACGTTTCTCGGCCGCGGCGGGGGGCTCTTCGAGGCGTTCTCGGAGCTTATGGGGAGGACCACGGGCTGCTCTAAGGGTAAAGGAGGGTCTATGCATTTCTACAAGAAGGACGCGTCGTTCTACGGCGGGCATGGGATCGTCGGTGCTCAGGCTCCGTTGGGGTGTGGTTTGGCTTTTGCGCAGAAGTATTCTAAGGAGGAGGCTGTGACTTTTACGTTGTATGGTGATGGTGCGGCGAACCAGGGACAGCTGTTTGAGGCTTTGAATATCGCGGCGCTTTGGGACTTGCCTGCGGTTTTGGTTTGCGAGAACAATCATT ATGGGATGGGAACTGCTGAGTGGAGGTCGGCCAAGTCTCCGGCTTATTTTAAGCGTGGAGATTATGTTCCTGGATTGAAG GTGGATGGTATGGATGCACTGGCTGTGAAGCAAGCGTGCAAGTTTGCTAAAGAACATGCGCTCAAGAATGGACCTATT ATCCTCGAGATGGACACTTACCGATACCATGGTCACTCTATGTCTGACCCAGGAAGCACTTACCGTACACGTGATGAAATCTCAGGCGTGAGGCAG GTGCGAGATCCAATTGATAGAGTGAGAAAGTTGATCATAGCTCATGACATAGCTACGGAGAAAGAGCTTAAG GATATGGAGAAAGAAGTGAGGAAAGAAGTAGATGCAGCGGTAGCTCAGGCCAAG TCTTTTGGAGCAGACAGAAAAGAATTGAGAGCAACACTTCCATAA
- the LOC106296243 gene encoding pyruvate dehydrogenase E1 component subunit alpha-2, mitochondrial-like isoform X1 codes for MALSRLSSRSTTLLQPLATTSLLRRRHISTDTTPITVETSLPFTSHLISPPSRAVETSSQELISFFRDMALMRRMEIAADSLYKAKLIRGFCHLYDGQEAVAIGMEAAITKRDAIITSYRDHCTFLGRGGGLFEAFSELMGRTTGCSKGKGGSMHFYKKDASFYGGHGIVGAQAPLGCGLAFAQKYSKEEAVTFTLYGDGAANQGQLFEALNIAALWDLPAVLVCENNHYGMGTAEWRSAKSPAYFKRGDYVPGLKVDGMDALAVKQACKFAKEHALKNGPIILEMDTYRYHGHSMSDPGSTYRTRDEISGVRQVRDPIDRVRKLIIAHDIATEKELKDMEKEVRKEVDAAVAQAKESPIPEPSELFSNIYVKGFGAESFGADRKELRATLP; via the exons ATGGCACTCTCACGTCTCTCATCTCGATCCACCACCCTCCTCCAGCCACTCGCCACCACCTCTCTCCTCCGCCGCCGCCACATCTCCACAGACACCACACCGATAACAGTCGAAACCTCACTCCCATTCACATCCCACCTCATCTCACCCCCCTCGCGCGCCGTCGAGACCTCGTCCCAAGAGCTCATCTCCTTCTTCCGCGACATGGCTTTAATGCGGCGGATGGAGATCGCCGCCGACTCGCTCTACAAGGCCAAACTCATCCGCGGCTTCTGCCACCTCTACGACGGCCAAGAAGCCGTCGCCATCGGGATGGAGGCGGCGATAACCAAGAGAGACGCCATCATCACGTCGTACCGTGACCACTGCACGTTTCTCGGCCGCGGCGGGGGGCTCTTCGAGGCGTTCTCGGAGCTTATGGGGAGGACCACGGGCTGCTCTAAGGGTAAAGGAGGGTCTATGCATTTCTACAAGAAGGACGCGTCGTTCTACGGCGGGCATGGGATCGTCGGTGCTCAGGCTCCGTTGGGGTGTGGTTTGGCTTTTGCGCAGAAGTATTCTAAGGAGGAGGCTGTGACTTTTACGTTGTATGGTGATGGTGCGGCGAACCAGGGACAGCTGTTTGAGGCTTTGAATATCGCGGCGCTTTGGGACTTGCCTGCGGTTTTGGTTTGCGAGAACAATCATT ATGGGATGGGAACTGCTGAGTGGAGGTCGGCCAAGTCTCCGGCTTATTTTAAGCGTGGAGATTATGTTCCTGGATTGAAG GTGGATGGTATGGATGCACTGGCTGTGAAGCAAGCGTGCAAGTTTGCTAAAGAACATGCGCTCAAGAATGGACCTATT ATCCTCGAGATGGACACTTACCGATACCATGGTCACTCTATGTCTGACCCAGGAAGCACTTACCGTACACGTGATGAAATCTCAGGCGTGAGGCAG GTGCGAGATCCAATTGATAGAGTGAGAAAGTTGATCATAGCTCATGACATAGCTACGGAGAAAGAGCTTAAG GATATGGAGAAAGAAGTGAGGAAAGAAGTAGATGCAGCGGTAGCTCAGGCCAAG GAAAGCCCAATACCGGAACCATCTGAGCTTTTCTCAAATATATACGTAAAAGGTTTTGGAGCTGAG TCTTTTGGAGCAGACAGAAAAGAATTGAGAGCAACACTTCCATAA
- the LOC106300795 gene encoding probable galacturonosyltransferase-like 9, producing the protein MRLRFPMKSAVLPSLVVFLVFLSQFAVGIRNIPGRIPGFDIGQFVEAPEYRNGKECASQSSNRENFVSSCDPSLVHVAMTLDSEYLRGSIAAVHSVLRHASCPENVFFHFIAAEFDPASPRVLSRLVRSTFPSLSFKVYIFREDTVINLISSSIRQALESPLNYARNYLGDILDRCVDRVIYLDSDIIVVDDITKLWNTTLTGSRVIGAPEYCHANFTKYFTSSFWSDPGLPGSFSGRKPCYFNTGVMVMDLVRWREGGYRGKIETWMQIQKKRRIYDLGSLPPFLLVFAGDVEAIDHRWNQHGLGGDNVRGSCRSLHKGPVSLLHWSGKGKPWVRLDEKRPCPLDHLWEPYDLYEHKIDRAKDQSLLGFSSLSELTEDSSFL; encoded by the coding sequence ATGCGGTTGCGTTTTCCGATGAAATCCGCGGTTCTACCGTCCCTCGTCGTCTTTCTGGTGTTCCTCTCTCAGTTCGCCGTCGGAATACGGAACATTCCGGGAAGAATCCCCGGTTTCGACATCGGACAGTTCGTGGAAGCTCCGGAGTACCGAAACGGCAAGGAGTGCGCGTCCCAATCGTCGAACAGAGAGAACTTCGTGTCGTCCTGCGACCCTTCCCTCGTCCACGTGGCGATGACCCTCGACTCGGAGTACCTCCGCGGCTCGATCGCAGCCGTCCACTCCGTTCTCCGCCACGCGTCGTGCCCAGAGAACGTCTTCTTCCACTTCATCGCCGCCGAGTTCGACCCGGCGAGTCCGCGCGTCCTGAGCCGGCTCGTCCGGTCGACGTTCCCGTCGCTGAGCTTCAAAGTCTACATTTTTAGGGAGGACACGGTGATCAACCTCATCTCGTCGTCGATCAGGCAAGCCCTCGAGAGCCCGCTGAACTACGCGCGGAACTACTTAGGAGACATCCTCGACCGGTGCGTCGACCGGGTGATCTACCTCGACTCGGACATCATCGTGGTCGACGATATCACGAAGCTCTGGAACACGACGTTGACCGGGTCGAGAGTCATCGGAGCTCCGGAGTATTGCCACGCTAACTTCACCAAATACTTCACCTCGAGTTTCTGGTCCGACCCGGGTTTGCCCGGGTCGTTCTCGGGTCGAAAGCCTTGCTATTTCAACACGGGTGTGATGGTGATGGATCTCGTGAGGTGGAGAGAAGGGGGCTACAGAGGAAAGATCGAAACTTGGATGCAGATACAGAAGAAACGGAGGATCTACGACTTGGGTTCGCTGCCTCCTTTTCTTTTGGTATTCGCGGGGGACGTTGAGGCGATTGATCATAGGTGGAACCAGCATGGTTTGGGAGGAGACAATGTACGAGGAAGCTGTAGGTCTTTGCATAAAGGACCGGTGAGTTTGTTGCATTGGAGTGGGAAAGGGAAGCCGTGGGTTAGGCTTGATGAGAAGAGACCGTGTCCTTTGGATCATCTTTGGGAGCCGTATGATTTGTATGAACATAAGATTGATAGAGCTAAAGATCAGTCTTTGCTTGGGTTCTCTTCTTTGTCCGAGTTAACTGAAGATTCAAGCTTTTTGTAA
- the LOC106298224 gene encoding uncharacterized protein LOC106298224 isoform X2 produces MGDMEVAIASGEDKIMKANKEMQVSISFGKFEDDSLSWEKFSSFSPNKYLEEVEKCATPGSVAQKKAYFESHYKKIAERNAEIILEQEKKQLERNQSFRQSLENSGNRNSVMIESSACYGSDGESTSEKDKIVNSIATEVNDTCNHEPLEETMKVEVVEDLNTLKMEKLEEIVSGEEEPELIVQVEHKEKPEEVVCIEEEVKEDISSKDTPLKEAKKEIDQHLIKKTDKNPNQVTNKPVASKVVTRSKTQPSKEKSMIKAAATNKAASAVSKASKFSTPRVSKPASTISSMSTSVKRENVSTLPRKKQTAPKTLHASLNLNQPSSDPSDLATTRKSLIMERMGDKEIVRRAFKSFQKSFDQMKPSQDTAPKQVPGKATSVSKLATTGLKDNGRLAKSDGTEKKGSNSHRSSSFVPKSSRTAEKQELSRPGARAVEKTRIPAKPKAEVTNAKTRRQSLDPKAKSMQGDLPKGSSDKLIL; encoded by the exons ATGGGGGATATGGAAGTTGCTATTGCCAGTGGTGAAGATAAG ATAATGAAAGCAAATAAAGAAATGCAAGTGTCTATATCTTTTGGCAAGTTTGAGGATGATTCACTTTCATGGGAGAAATTCTCTTCCTTCTCTCCAAACAAGTACTTGGAGGAAGTGGAGAAGTGTGCAACTCCAGGATCAGTAGCTCAGAAGAAGGCCTACTTCGAATCACATTACAAGAAGATAGCTGAGAGAAACGCCGAGATCATCTTGGAGCAGGAGAAGAAACAGTTGGAGAGGAATCAATCTTTCAGGCAAAGTCTTGAGAATAGTGGAAACAGAAACAGTGTTATGATCGAGTCTAGCGCTTGTTATGGATCTGATGGCGAATCTACTTCAGAAAAAGACAAGATTGTGAACAGCATTGCTACTGAAGTGAATGATACATGTAACCATGAGCCTCTTGAAGAAACTATGAAGGTTGAGGTTGTGGAGGATCTGAATACGCTGAAGATGGAGAAACTTGAAGAGATTGTGAGCGGTGAGGAAGAACCAGAACTGATTGTCCAAGTGGAGCATAAAGAGAAACCAGAAGAGGTTGTTTGTATAGAGGAAGAAGTAAAAGAAGATATTTCTTCAAAGGATACACCATTGAAGGAGGCCAAGAAAGAGATAGATCAGCATCTAATCAAGAAGACAGATAAAAAT CCTAATCAGGTGACCAATAAGCCAGTAGCGAGTAAGGTTGTAACTAGAAGTAAAACTCAACCAAGCAAGGAGAAAAGCATGATCAAAGCAGCAGCAACAAATAAAGCAGCATCAGCTGTCTCAAAAGCCTCAAAGTTTTCAACTCCAAGGGTGTCCAAGCCAGCTTCAACAATAAGCTCAATGTCTACTTCAGTCAAGAGGGAGAATGTCTCGACTCTACCGAGAAAGAAACAAACCGCTCCAAAGACGTTACACGCTTCTCTCAACCTGAACCAACCGAGCTCTGACCCTTCTGATCTTGCTACCACCAGAAAGTCCTTGATCATGGAGAGAATGGGAGATAAAGAAATCGTGAGACGCGCTTTTAAGTCTTTCCAGAAGAGTTTTGACCAAATGAAACCATCTCAAGATACAGCTCCAAAGCAG GTTCCTGGCAAGGCAACTAGTGTTTCCAAGTTAGCTACTACTGGTCTGAAAGATAATGGCAG GCTTGCTAAATCAGATGGCACGGAGAAAAAAGGCTCTAACTCTCACCGCTCTTCATCTTTTGTACCGAAAAGCAGCAGGACAGCAGAGAAACAGGAG CTATCCAGGCCTGGAGCAAGAGCTGTAGAGAAGACACGTATACCAGCTAAACCAAAG GCAGAAGTAACTAATGCCAAAACGCGGAGACAAAGTCTTGATCCAAAAGCAAAATCTATGCAAGGAGATCTCCCAAAAGGCTCTTCAGACAAACTTATTCTGTAA
- the LOC106298224 gene encoding uncharacterized protein LOC106298224 isoform X1: MGDMEVAIASGEDKIMKANKEMQVSISFGKFEDDSLSWEKFSSFSPNKYLEEVEKCATPGSVAQKKAYFESHYKKIAERNAEIILEQEKKQLERNQSFRQSLENSGNRNSVMIESSACYGSDGESTSEKDKIVNSIATEVNDTCNHEPLEETMKVEVVEDLNTLKMEKLEEIVSGEEEPELIVQVEHKEKPEEVVCIEEEVKEDISSKDTPLKEAKKEIDQHLIKKTDKNVRTNHTRTSPKPNQVTNKPVASKVVTRSKTQPSKEKSMIKAAATNKAASAVSKASKFSTPRVSKPASTISSMSTSVKRENVSTLPRKKQTAPKTLHASLNLNQPSSDPSDLATTRKSLIMERMGDKEIVRRAFKSFQKSFDQMKPSQDTAPKQVPGKATSVSKLATTGLKDNGRLAKSDGTEKKGSNSHRSSSFVPKSSRTAEKQELSRPGARAVEKTRIPAKPKAEVTNAKTRRQSLDPKAKSMQGDLPKGSSDKLIL; the protein is encoded by the exons ATGGGGGATATGGAAGTTGCTATTGCCAGTGGTGAAGATAAG ATAATGAAAGCAAATAAAGAAATGCAAGTGTCTATATCTTTTGGCAAGTTTGAGGATGATTCACTTTCATGGGAGAAATTCTCTTCCTTCTCTCCAAACAAGTACTTGGAGGAAGTGGAGAAGTGTGCAACTCCAGGATCAGTAGCTCAGAAGAAGGCCTACTTCGAATCACATTACAAGAAGATAGCTGAGAGAAACGCCGAGATCATCTTGGAGCAGGAGAAGAAACAGTTGGAGAGGAATCAATCTTTCAGGCAAAGTCTTGAGAATAGTGGAAACAGAAACAGTGTTATGATCGAGTCTAGCGCTTGTTATGGATCTGATGGCGAATCTACTTCAGAAAAAGACAAGATTGTGAACAGCATTGCTACTGAAGTGAATGATACATGTAACCATGAGCCTCTTGAAGAAACTATGAAGGTTGAGGTTGTGGAGGATCTGAATACGCTGAAGATGGAGAAACTTGAAGAGATTGTGAGCGGTGAGGAAGAACCAGAACTGATTGTCCAAGTGGAGCATAAAGAGAAACCAGAAGAGGTTGTTTGTATAGAGGAAGAAGTAAAAGAAGATATTTCTTCAAAGGATACACCATTGAAGGAGGCCAAGAAAGAGATAGATCAGCATCTAATCAAGAAGACAGATAAAAATGTGAGAACAAACCATACAAGAACCTCTCCCAAG CCTAATCAGGTGACCAATAAGCCAGTAGCGAGTAAGGTTGTAACTAGAAGTAAAACTCAACCAAGCAAGGAGAAAAGCATGATCAAAGCAGCAGCAACAAATAAAGCAGCATCAGCTGTCTCAAAAGCCTCAAAGTTTTCAACTCCAAGGGTGTCCAAGCCAGCTTCAACAATAAGCTCAATGTCTACTTCAGTCAAGAGGGAGAATGTCTCGACTCTACCGAGAAAGAAACAAACCGCTCCAAAGACGTTACACGCTTCTCTCAACCTGAACCAACCGAGCTCTGACCCTTCTGATCTTGCTACCACCAGAAAGTCCTTGATCATGGAGAGAATGGGAGATAAAGAAATCGTGAGACGCGCTTTTAAGTCTTTCCAGAAGAGTTTTGACCAAATGAAACCATCTCAAGATACAGCTCCAAAGCAG GTTCCTGGCAAGGCAACTAGTGTTTCCAAGTTAGCTACTACTGGTCTGAAAGATAATGGCAG GCTTGCTAAATCAGATGGCACGGAGAAAAAAGGCTCTAACTCTCACCGCTCTTCATCTTTTGTACCGAAAAGCAGCAGGACAGCAGAGAAACAGGAG CTATCCAGGCCTGGAGCAAGAGCTGTAGAGAAGACACGTATACCAGCTAAACCAAAG GCAGAAGTAACTAATGCCAAAACGCGGAGACAAAGTCTTGATCCAAAAGCAAAATCTATGCAAGGAGATCTCCCAAAAGGCTCTTCAGACAAACTTATTCTGTAA
- the LOC106298220 gene encoding putative L-type lectin-domain containing receptor kinase V.1 — MFQLIMMLLLFFPKNVVSDPTGGEFNFNGFLYAAGSAHLKSNGLFRLTNTTAQTAGQVFYNYPLRFKDSPNGTVFSFSTTFIFAIASHYGADNGHGLAFVLCPTRGLSNVDPTQYLGLFNSTNMGDPSNHIVAVELDTVQTAEFNDIDSNHVGIDINSVISEVASSAGYFNDDGTFVNLFLSSGDPMQVWIEYESKQKQLNVTLHPLDVSKPKTPLLSLEKDLSPYLLEYMYVGFSSSTGIRTASHYILGWTFKMNGTAPDIDTAHLPEVPRFDQPRDQSVKGVMAITLSLSGITMLIVLILGLWLFLKRKKLLEVIEDWEVQFGPHRFAYKDLHTATKGFKDTELLGKGGFGKVFKGTLPVSNIEIAVKMVSHDSRQGMREFIAEIATIGRLRHPNLVRLLGYCRRKGELYLVYDCMPKGSLDKFLYHQQNGNLDWSKRFKIIKDVASGLCYLHQQWMQVIIHRDIKPANILLDGNMNAKLGDFGLAKLCDHGIDPQTSYVAGYISPELSRTGKASTSSDVFAFGVVMLEIACGRKPVLPRASESEMVLTDWVLECWENGDILQVVDQRIGQEYIEEQVKLVLKLGLLCSHPVAAIRPNMSSIIQFLDSVAQLPHNLLDIMSAQEINRGAQISCEAGNSPQSSSLASLTFTESFVSHGR, encoded by the exons ATGTTTCAGTTGATTATGATGTTATTGTTGTTCTTCCCTAAGAACGTAGTATCAGACCCAACTGGTGGAGAGTTCAACTTCAATGGCTTCCTATACGCTGCAGGATCAGCCCATCTAAAAAGCAATGGCCTCTTCAGGCTTACCAACACTACCGCACAAACAGCTGGTCAAGTCTTCTACAACTACCCGTTGAGGTTCAAGGACTCTCCAAACGGTACCGTCTTCTCCTTCTCCACCACTTTCATCTTTGCCATAGCTTCACATTATGGAGCTGATAACGGCCATGGACTAGCCTTTGTCCTTTGTCCCACGAGAGGCTTATCAAACGTTGATCCCACACAGTATCTAGGACTCTTCAACTCAACCAACATGGGAGATCCATCAAATCACATAGTAGCTGTTGAGCTTGACACAGTCCAAACCGCTGAGTTTAATGACATTGATTCTAACCATGTTGGTATTGACATAAACAGCGTGATCTCAGAGGTAGCTTCTTCAGCAGGCTATTTCAATGATGATGGTACGTTTGTGAATCTCTTCCTCTCCAGTGGAGACCCTATGCAGGTTTGGATTGAGTATGAAAGCAAACAGAAGCAGCTTAATGTCACACTTCATCCTCTTGATGTCTCAAAGCCAAAGACTCCGCTCCTTTCTCTAGAGAAAGATCTTTCTCCTTATTTACTTGAGTATATGTACGTTGGATTCTCTTCATCCACTGGTATAAGAACTGCTTCTCATTATATATTGGGGTGGACGTTCAAGATGAATGGGACAGCTCCAGATATAGACACCGCTCACCTTCCAGAGGTTCCTCGTTTTGATCAGCCAAGGGACCAGAGTGTAAAGGGGGTTATGGCTATAACTTTGAGCTTATCAGGCATCACTATGCTCATAGTCTTGATTCTTGGCTTATGGCTTTTCTTGAAGAGGAAGAAGCTATTAGAAGTTATTGAGGACTGGGAAGTACAGTTTGGTCCTCATAGGTTTGCTTACAAAGATCTACACACTGCCACAAAGGGTTTTAAGGACACTGAGCTTCTCGGTAAAGGCGGGTTTGGAAAAGTCTTCAAGGGCACATTACCAGTTTCCAACATAGAGATTGCAGTGAAGATGGTTTCTCATGATTCAAGACAAGGGATGAGAGAGTTCATTGCTGAGATTGCAACCATTGGCCGGCTAAGACACCCTAACTTAGTTAGGCTTCTTGGATACTGTAGAAGGAAAGGTGAACTCTACTTGGTGTATGATTGTATGCCCAAAGGAAGCCTTGATAAGTTTTTATACCACCAGCAGAATGGGAATCTTGATTGGTCAAAGAGGTTCAAGATCATTAAAGATGTAGCTTCTGGTCTATGCTACTTGCACCAGCAATGGATGCAGGTGATTATCCACAGGGATATTAAGCCAGCCAACATCCTTCTTGATGGGAATATGAATGCAAAACTTGGTGACTTTGGTCTAGCTAAGCTTTGTGATCATGGGATTGATCCGCAGACATCTTATGTGGCAG GGTATATCTCACCTGAGCTTTCAAGAACTGGAAAGGCAAGTACAAGCTCAGATGTATTCGCATTTGGAGTGGTGATGCTAGAGATTGCCTGCGGACGAAAACCGGTGTTGCCACGAGCATCGGAAAGCGAGATGGTGCTGACTGATTGGGTGCTGGAGTGTTGGGAGAATGGAGATATACTGCAGGTTGTTGATCAAAGGATTGGGCAGGAGTACATTGAGGAGCAAGTAAAACTTGTTCTCAAACTAGGCTTGCTCTGTTCGCATCCAGTAGCAGCCATCAGACCAAACATGTCCAGCATCATTCAGTTCCTGGACAGTGTAGCTCAACTTCCTCATAACTTGCTTGACATTATGTCAGCTCAAGAAATCAATAGAGGTGCTCAAATCTCATGTGAAGCAGGTAATTCTCCTCAGTCCAGTTCCCTCGCTTCATTGACCTTCACTGAATCCTTTGTCTCTCATGGACGGTAG